One stretch of Emys orbicularis isolate rEmyOrb1 chromosome 5, rEmyOrb1.hap1, whole genome shotgun sequence DNA includes these proteins:
- the LOC135879726 gene encoding claudin-22-like yields the protein MALVYRTVMQLSGILFSLLGWVLSCLTTYLPQWKNLNLELNELEIWTMGLWQACVVQEEGGMQCKDFDSFLALPPELRISRILMFVSNGLGLLGLVLSGFGLDCLKIGERQQELKKRLLLLGGTLFWISGITAIVPVSWVAHTTVQEFWDENIPDIVPRWDFGEALFVGWFAGFCLILGGSLLNCTVCSTEVHPSSVHYTVAEMQDHCQHLETENSPENLGV from the coding sequence ATGGCTTTAGTCTACAGAACTGTGATGCAATTAAGTGGCATTTTATTCTCTCTGTTGGGATGGGTTCTATCCTGTCTCACTACCTATTTACCTCAGTGGAAAAATCTCAATTTAGAATTAAATGAATTGGAGATCTGGACCATGGGACTCTGGCAAGCTTGTGTTGTCCAAGAAGAAGGGGGAATGCAATGTAaggattttgattctttcttggCTTTGCCTCCAGAGCTTAGGATTTCTAGGATTTTGATGTTTGTTTCAAATGGATTAGGACTTTTGGGCCTCGTGCTTTCAGGTTTTGGGTTGGACTGTTTGAAGATCGGTGAAAGACAACAGGAACTAAAGAAACGGCTATTACTGCTTGGAGGAACACTCTTCTGGATATCAGGAATTACAGCCATAGTCCCAGTTTCTTGGGTTGCTCACACTACAGTCCAGGAATTTTGGGATGAGAATATCCCAGATATTGTTCCCAGGTGGGATTTTGGGGAAGCACTATTTGTTGGCTGGTTTGCTGGATTTTGTCTTATACTAGGAGGGTCACTACTTAATTGCACTGTCTGTTCAACTGAAGTCCATCCATCCTCAGTCCATTACACAGTAGCAGAAATGCAAGATCACTGTCAACACTTGGAAACTGAAAATAGTCCTGAAAATCTAGGAGTTTAA